DNA sequence from the Ruminococcus albus 7 = DSM 20455 genome:
CAATACCACATTCGAGTTCAAGCACGACAAGGTATACAGGATCAAGTTTGTATACCGCGATGCTAACGGTGATATCAGCCTGAGATCGAATGTTACAGGTGTTATCCGCGGCAAGGGACCTGTTGTCAAGCAGGTGCTTGATAATATGGAAAATAACCACATCAGCGATTTCCAGGTGTTCAACTGGGATGGTCAGATGGGTTATAATGCTGCAGGTGTATGGGAGAACCCCACCGACGGCAGAACAATATATACTCCCAATGACAGTGTCAAGAAAGATCTGCTGGCTCTTGATGAGGAGCTCTATGCAGGACATTCCGATGAAGAGGGAAATGTAAAGGTAACTACCAGACTTTCCGCTAAAAATGTGCTCACAAGCATTGATCCCTTCTGTGGACTTTCCAAGAAGTCAAACGGTGTTGAGCAGAAGAACAAGAAGGTATATACTTCTTATTATCTCGCAGCTGTAACAGGCAAAGCCCTGACAGAGAAAGATCTCAGACAGCTGGTAGAGCTAGGCGCTATAAAGGGCGATAAGGAGGTCGTATTCCACGAGCTGCTGCCTATGGGTATGAGTGTTGAAGAAGTTACCCCCATGACAGAGACCCTTTATCTTTCCGACAGACCCAAGGAGTATCACTGGGATACACTGTGGGCGCGTAACAGCGGTCATGTAAAACCGATAAATACCGAGGTGCCCGATGTAAGTATCGAAACTATCGACAACTACAAGGGAACTCACAGACAGTATGCAAAGATCACTGTAAAGTACAAGGATCTTCCTGTGGTAAGACTTGGCGAACAGAGCGATATCTGCTACTCTCTCGGTTCTGTGCTGTATCTGAAGGCAGTAGCTGACTATGAGGAGCTGAGAAGCACTACTCTTGATAACTATGCCGAGGCACAGTTCATAGGCAAAGACGGCAAGCCTGTAGAGCTTGCAGGTATCATGGCAAAGTCGGATGACGGCACTGTTTTTGAAACACTGAAGGACAGGGACGGCAAGCAGGCGCTTGAAGATATCGACGGCGATAATGATACAAAGAAAACTACAGTTGTAGCTGATATGGCGGTGGATGAAGTAACTATGTATTACTCTGCCACCACCCTTAAAAAGAAGATCAAGGCAGATGACTACGATCTTGACTTCAAGGATTTCACCCAGACCTATGCAGGTCATAACTACACCTACAGACTCCAGTTCTTCTCCAACGAGGGTTTTGCAAAGAATGTGGTGATATATGATTCCATTGAGGAAGCTTACAAGGAACCCGAATTTGATGGTATGCCTTACTGGAAGGGTACGCTCTACGGAGTGGATATCAGCGAGGCTGAGGAAGAGTTCGGTGAAGTTAAGGTATTCGTAAATACAGATAAATTCTATGAAGAGATCGAGATGGCAACGGATACCTTGCTTGGCAAGCCGGGTCTTACACCTGATATGCTCACCGAGGATAATAACTGGTATGAGATAGATCCCGATAATTATGATAACTGGGAAAATGTCAAGACCATAGCATTCAAGATCGGTGAAGATGTAAAGTTTGGTTCAGGTGAGGATATGCCTCATACGGTATGCGTATACCTGAAGATGAAAGCACCCGACACTATCCATAAGGATCAGACAAAGACCAAACAGGTACTGGCTTACAATGCACCCGCTTACTACTGCGAAAAGTACATACAGACCAAGTGGGTCAAGGATACTACTATAGCAAATGTAGTTACTATAGGTCTTAAATCCGCAGTTGAGAAATTCCCTGCGATAAGCAAGACATTTGAGGGCGATATGCCTGAGGGATTCACTGAGAACTGCGAGTTCGATATCAAGCCTCTTAATGGTGCACCTGCACCCAAGGCCTACAAGGACGGCAAATGGGGAAGTGCCATAAAGACTGTAAAGGTTGCCGTAAACGGTTCAGAAACAGCAATAGCCGATGACAACGGCAGTCTGTTCTTTACCGAACCCTGTGTTCTTGAATACGAAGTATCCGAGAAGGCAGGCACAAGGAACGGAGTTACCTATTCTGGCGAGAAGTATAAGGTAGTGTTCAATGTTACCGATATCCGCAAGGACGTTCAGTACGATGACAATACCGAACTTACTGTAGATACAAAGATCTACCGCACTCATGATGAGAACGGTGATGAACTTGACAGACCTGCAGCGGTACAGGCTGTAACATTTACGAATAAGTATGCACCCATACCCGTAAAGGTCAAGATTCCTGTTATATCCAAGAGGATAAAGGGCAGCGAAAGACCTGAGGAAAAGCAGTTCATATTCTCGGTACAGCCCTTTACAACTCTCGGCGGCAGAGCAGATGTTCCTGCGCCCGAAAAGACAAGAGCAGTTATCAAGGGTGAGGGCACTGCCGATTTCGGTCAGGTCGAATTCACCGAGGCAGGACAGTACGATTATGCAATATATGAAGTAAACTCAGCATATACGGGATATACCTTTGATACAAGAGGGTATCTGGTAAGATTTACCGTTACCGATGATGACGGCAAGCTGAAGGCTGCTGCAGCTCCTCTGCAGGTGCTGTATCCCGAAACAAGGGAGTATGAGCCGGCTGAAAAGGCAGAGTTTGTTAACACCTACACATCTAAACCTACTGATACAGTGGCATTCCCTGATGTAGTAAAGATGTTCAGCGGTAAGGAAAGACCTGATGATAAGGTATTCAGCTTTACGATCTCTGCAAAGGACGGCAAGGACATACCTATGCCCGAGAACGATACCGTTACCATTGAGGGCACAGGCAAGGCTTCATTCGGCGGGGTCAAATACGATGCAGCAGGAGTATATGTATATGAGATAAAGGAAAATGATCTCGATGACAGCTACTCAGGCTACACCAAGGACAAAACAGTATATACATTCACAGTTACCGTTACCGATAACGACAGCATCCTTTCGGCTGAAACCAAGCTTACAAAGGACGGTGCTGAGACAGCATCTGCAGAGTTCGTTAACGACTACAGTCCTATAGTTGCAGCTGTAGTTCCTCCTGTTGCTGTCAAGGAGATCAAGGGCAACGATCCCGATGCTGACGAGCGCATCTTTACCTTTGAACTGGCAGCAGCTGAGGGAGAGTCAGTACCTATGCCTGAAAAGACAACTGCGACAGTAAAGGGCAGCGGTGAGGCTGATGCTTTCGGAACCATCGTCTATAATGAGCCCGGTACATACCGTTATGTTGTTTATGAAAAGGATCTTGATGACAGCTATGCAGGCTATACCAAGGATGATGCTGTATACACCATGATCGTTAACGTCAGGGATGCAGGCGGAAGATATAAGGCTGTGTATACTCTGGAAAAGAACGGCGAAAAGGTTGATGAACTCAGGTTCGTCAATACTTATCAGCCAGCTCCCGCAGAGGTTGATCTTGAGATCGAAAAGCAGATCGAGGGCACAACTCCCGATGAGGACGAGACCTTTACCTTTGAGCTGACAGCTAAGGGCGGCGCTCCGCTGCCTGAAAATACAACTGCCAATGTTGCAGGCACAGGCAAGGTTTCTTTTGACAGCTGGTCATATACCGAGGCAGGCATTTATGTATATGAGGTACGTGAGATCGAAGGCAGAAATCCAAAGTACACCTACGATGAAGCTGTATATATAGTAACAGATACTGTATCCGATGAAGGCGGTGTGCTGACTGTGAGCAGGACTATCACCGACTTTGACGGTATACCTTCCGACAATGTGGTATTCATAAATCGCTATGATGATGACTGGGATATCACAAGGGAAGAGGACAGCAGTGCGACACCAGCAGGCGGAGAAGAGTCCTCCGAAAGTTCAGAGGATTCAAGTGAAAATTCCTCCGAGGAAGAGTCTTCAAGCAGACCCGAGGACAGCAGCAAGGACAGCTCCTCAAAGTCAGACAGTTCTTCTTCCACTCCAAATACATCAAACCCCAATACAGGTGCAAAGAGCCTTGTGGGCGTTGAGATAGTGATGCTTGGAGCACTGGTATGCGTTATGAAGAAACGCAGGAACAGCAAGTAAAAACAGCTGAGAAAAAAATAAGACACTTCTGCTTCAAAAGCAGGAGTGTCTTTTTGTATGTCGGGTATAAGTTATAACAAGTACCATATGAACATAAAAAAACACCGTTCAGATGAATCCGAACGGTGATGGATTGCGGGAGTAGGATTTGAACCTACGACCTCCGGGTTATGAGCCCGACGAGCTACCAAGCTGCTCTATCCCGCGATATTTTTTTGTTCTCTCGTTGAGTACTTGTCTATTATATCATAAATGAAAGTGATTGTCAATAGGGTTTCAAAAGAAAAATCAAAGTTTACTTTATGTTAACATTTATATGAAATGACTTTCTGTTGTTCTCTGCTTTGACGATCTTCCGTATGCCCTGATATGTAATAAATGCAACGATATTATACAATATTAACATTTAAACCAGCGGAGCAGTCAGAACGGATGAGAAAGAAATTGTTTCGTTAAATAAACAAAATATATGGATGATCGGCTTATAAAGTCTGTTGCCAATTGTGCATATATACAAAAATAAAGGTTAAAATTGTGAAATTAAGCCATTTACTTGACAAATCACCACCGGAATAGTATAATATGTTTATAGAAAGAAACAAAAGCGTTGTTGATCATCGTGAAGGCATTTGAATGCTTGTAAATATTATCATGTGGTAATCTGAATCGAGATCGTAAGAGATATGATAATATATATAACGACGATATCTGATCAGCTGTTCCTCTCGTCAGCTGTTAATGATATGCTTATAGGGTAAAATGTTTTATAGATATTATGAAAGGGCTGAGCCTGCATACAAACGTATGCAGGCTTTCGTCGTGTAATAATATGTGCTGTATCGTGAATATAATACAAAGTATAATATCCACCTGAACGGAGGTAGCTTTTTATGCTGGTACAGCTGTTGGAACTATTTGATATCATTACCCGGGGAGGGCTGTTTTTCGGTCTTCACCTTGACGGCAGGACAGTGTTTCCCCGTCCGCTCACAGCAGCCGAGGAAAGAGATTGCTTTGAGAAAATGTCCGAAGGCGATGCAGGGGCAAGGGACACTCTCATTCGTCACAATCTTCGCCTTGTGGCACATATAATAAAAAAGTACTACGCAAATTCTTCCGACCAGGACGATCTTATATCCATTGGTACTATAGGTCTTATCAAGGCGGTGCAGACCTTCGACTATACCAAAGGCACCCGTTTTGCCACCTACGGCAGCAGATGTGTTGAAAATGCTACACAATCACAACGGACATTTTCTTGTCAGATGATGTAAAAGATGTGCCCTTAATAGGCGAGTGGCGATTTTTACGCAGAGTAGAGAGCCGAATGTATACGCTGTACTCTACCCACACAAGCGGCAAAATAGTCACCCTTTATATTCACAGTTTTAAGCCGAAAAGAATACCCGATTTTGCGCTTAATGATAATTCCACAGTTTCAGACAGGTTGAAATTTTACAGGATAAGCTGTGGGCTCATGCAAAAAGAGATAGCCGCTCAAATTGGTGTAGACCGCACCACCTATGCCCGCTGGGAGAACAATGTGCTGTCGGCGTATCCGTTGGACAAGCTCACACTACTTGCAGAGATATTCGGGTGCAAAGTCACAGACTTGCTCGATGAGTACAATAAGTTCCTGATAAATGGGCAGGGAAGTTATATCAGAAACCTGCAAAAAAAGAAGTCTCTCACACGATGCAGGCTTGCAGAGCTGATGTCCGTTTCTGTCGGCCGTGTCAAGGATTGGGAGAGTGAGAGAAAGCGGGTCAGCATGAAGTGCTATGTGCGGTTGATGGAGATAAACAAATAAGACAGTGTATTTGCTGATATACCGAAACGGGCAGTACAATAAGACGGATACCCATATAGAAGTTTTGCCCCCAAGCGTTTAAGCGCTCAGGGCATTCTATTTTATACGGTTGCTAAGATAAACCAAATCAGAGTTTATAGACTTTTTAGCCCTTTTATAAATTTTGGAAAAACTGTCTGGTCAGTCATAAATTCAAATTTAAGAATGTGGCTGCCTACATCACCCTGTATATCACCTGAAACCTTTATGTGTCCTGCCCGGTCGCAATTGAACACGATCTTATTACCATAACCAATTTCAATAAATGTTACTTCTTTCCTCTTAAATGAAATCATTTCTTCAAGAGCTGTTATGAAATTCTGTAATTCCATATAATCATACTCACAGCCATCTGCTATGCCAGAGAACACACCTGATCTCACTTTAATGTCAAATGCACAATTGTAAGGATTGCCATTTTTCTCCTCATCAACAGAATGGTGAAAATCTGCTATTTCAATATAATTTCCACAGTATTCAAGTCTGGCTTCCATAGATCTTATTACCTCAAAATTCCGATTTTGTTAGTAACAATTATAGCATAAAATCTCTGCACGGTCAATAGAAACGCCATAGTACTTCTGACTGTAAATCAGAAATACTATGGCTTAAAACTTCTATATGAGTATCTTTCTTAGGTACTGCCTGTATTTTTGTCTTTATATTATCCGTTTGTTGTCTGATTTACGAAATCTGCTGATCTGTCCCGGAAATATTTTTCTGTTCAACATCTATCCGGCAGATTCCTTATTATTCTCACAGCGCTATCCTGATAGTCAGTCTGCTTTTGGTGTAGCCCAAAATCGGCTAGTCTCTTGTTGTTTATTGCTCATTGACTGAGATCGCGTACAAGGACATAATAAGATATGTAGATAAAGTTCTGAAGTTTAAAGGCGATGAATGATTTATGAAACCTGGTTTGAATGGCAATTCCAGTCGGGTCTCAATTTTATTAAAATCATTGCAATTTGAAAAGTAATGTGATATAATA
Encoded proteins:
- a CDS encoding Spy0128 family protein, producing MRKSTHRPQYRLLSGFISLICLFTAVLGSVPSVSAASAELPENIQLFFNKGEDEVDGVVISNDGKTADYTIEGDKQQVNVTLRLSLNKTYEEGRLQIEVPYDAFTDRRGDPFHLSAKADFLNQLASDSSLLRVKEDRSSTDGVIVLENIKASSPHIDLNLHYTIYANQVVDNSVQDYGIKIFDNETQELRSPEKITATFRTHVRDASVLKYTEDEGVQQGCYYAWDDIIETRYHLSEYGIGEAEFNEMLKEYDFIGYRLKTSVEKNQPVVTYIDDQPGGGEVVAVSKKFNYEDTTPLVKVTEGEYAGQWMFEGAASEYLVLVKYPKTVAEKPDAEGKLPRLRNDVTVTYAGVDGDREDITEDSDYITSVWQTMGAVYSGDIWSVVKKAGPDPTGAVDLLRAGSEAALSYEIEGIGHTYKYGAKDNFTYEDGPYWMEVVDDALYVNGLGEDGRELARLQPDDFYFKTFTMTVEHKVVEAVTLNLDVKKSHYLPINKRKPVEVYVMTADKPGVWQEDWVLSLPAGNSDYVYADADGNTTFEFKHDKVYRIKFVYRDANGDISLRSNVTGVIRGKGPVVKQVLDNMENNHISDFQVFNWDGQMGYNAAGVWENPTDGRTIYTPNDSVKKDLLALDEELYAGHSDEEGNVKVTTRLSAKNVLTSIDPFCGLSKKSNGVEQKNKKVYTSYYLAAVTGKALTEKDLRQLVELGAIKGDKEVVFHELLPMGMSVEEVTPMTETLYLSDRPKEYHWDTLWARNSGHVKPINTEVPDVSIETIDNYKGTHRQYAKITVKYKDLPVVRLGEQSDICYSLGSVLYLKAVADYEELRSTTLDNYAEAQFIGKDGKPVELAGIMAKSDDGTVFETLKDRDGKQALEDIDGDNDTKKTTVVADMAVDEVTMYYSATTLKKKIKADDYDLDFKDFTQTYAGHNYTYRLQFFSNEGFAKNVVIYDSIEEAYKEPEFDGMPYWKGTLYGVDISEAEEEFGEVKVFVNTDKFYEEIEMATDTLLGKPGLTPDMLTEDNNWYEIDPDNYDNWENVKTIAFKIGEDVKFGSGEDMPHTVCVYLKMKAPDTIHKDQTKTKQVLAYNAPAYYCEKYIQTKWVKDTTIANVVTIGLKSAVEKFPAISKTFEGDMPEGFTENCEFDIKPLNGAPAPKAYKDGKWGSAIKTVKVAVNGSETAIADDNGSLFFTEPCVLEYEVSEKAGTRNGVTYSGEKYKVVFNVTDIRKDVQYDDNTELTVDTKIYRTHDENGDELDRPAAVQAVTFTNKYAPIPVKVKIPVISKRIKGSERPEEKQFIFSVQPFTTLGGRADVPAPEKTRAVIKGEGTADFGQVEFTEAGQYDYAIYEVNSAYTGYTFDTRGYLVRFTVTDDDGKLKAAAAPLQVLYPETREYEPAEKAEFVNTYTSKPTDTVAFPDVVKMFSGKERPDDKVFSFTISAKDGKDIPMPENDTVTIEGTGKASFGGVKYDAAGVYVYEIKENDLDDSYSGYTKDKTVYTFTVTVTDNDSILSAETKLTKDGAETASAEFVNDYSPIVAAVVPPVAVKEIKGNDPDADERIFTFELAAAEGESVPMPEKTTATVKGSGEADAFGTIVYNEPGTYRYVVYEKDLDDSYAGYTKDDAVYTMIVNVRDAGGRYKAVYTLEKNGEKVDELRFVNTYQPAPAEVDLEIEKQIEGTTPDEDETFTFELTAKGGAPLPENTTANVAGTGKVSFDSWSYTEAGIYVYEVREIEGRNPKYTYDEAVYIVTDTVSDEGGVLTVSRTITDFDGIPSDNVVFINRYDDDWDITREEDSSATPAGGEESSESSEDSSENSSEEESSSRPEDSSKDSSSKSDSSSSTPNTSNPNTGAKSLVGVEIVMLGALVCVMKKRRNSK
- a CDS encoding sigma-70 family RNA polymerase sigma factor yields the protein MLVQLLELFDIITRGGLFFGLHLDGRTVFPRPLTAAEERDCFEKMSEGDAGARDTLIRHNLRLVAHIIKKYYANSSDQDDLISIGTIGLIKAVQTFDYTKGTRFATYGSRCVENATQSQRTFSCQMM
- a CDS encoding helix-turn-helix domain-containing protein — encoded protein: MSDDVKDVPLIGEWRFLRRVESRMYTLYSTHTSGKIVTLYIHSFKPKRIPDFALNDNSTVSDRLKFYRISCGLMQKEIAAQIGVDRTTYARWENNVLSAYPLDKLTLLAEIFGCKVTDLLDEYNKFLINGQGSYIRNLQKKKSLTRCRLAELMSVSVGRVKDWESERKRVSMKCYVRLMEINK